A genome region from Methanobacterium aggregans includes the following:
- a CDS encoding MBL fold metallo-hydrolase, which translates to MADAFATITQKRMTGGFRIDGIDGKNIHVDPGPGALVRTYQFGLNPTKLNCVMVSHSHTDHYTDAEVLLEAVTRGMTRRRGILIGNQSVINGYKDWGPCISKYHMTKPQVKAMEPGDEVKLDNIRVKATKTIHGDPKGVGFKFHHQDFTISYTSDTEYFPELAEEHRGADILIASVIRADGERIRGHMCADDFQMLVDEVSPKLAVMTHLGMKFIMDHPDSEARRITEKTGIRTLAARDGMKINLDAYMPKQQTLDEF; encoded by the coding sequence GTGGCGGACGCTTTCGCGACCATAACCCAGAAGAGGATGACAGGCGGATTTAGAATAGATGGTATTGACGGTAAAAACATCCACGTGGATCCAGGGCCTGGTGCACTGGTTCGGACCTACCAGTTCGGACTGAACCCAACCAAGCTCAACTGCGTCATGGTCTCACACTCACACACAGACCATTACACAGATGCTGAGGTTCTACTTGAAGCTGTAACACGGGGAATGACCCGGAGAAGGGGGATCTTAATTGGAAACCAGAGCGTTATAAATGGCTACAAAGATTGGGGCCCCTGCATATCCAAGTACCACATGACAAAACCCCAAGTTAAGGCAATGGAACCCGGTGATGAGGTTAAGCTTGACAACATCCGTGTGAAGGCCACAAAGACAATTCACGGCGACCCCAAGGGTGTTGGTTTCAAGTTCCACCACCAGGACTTCACAATATCCTACACCTCAGATACAGAGTACTTCCCGGAACTGGCTGAAGAACATAGGGGTGCGGATATATTGATTGCAAGTGTCATAAGGGCAGATGGTGAGAGGATAAGGGGCCATATGTGTGCAGATGACTTCCAGATGCTTGTGGATGAGGTGTCACCTAAACTTGCTGTGATGACCCACCTTGGAATGAAGTTCATAATGGACCATCCAGACTCTGAAGCCCGGAGGATAACCGAGAAAACAGGAATAAGAACCCTGGCTGCACGGGATGGGATGAAGATCAACCTGGATGCATATATGCCGAAACAGCAGACACTGGATGAATTTTAA
- a CDS encoding DUF2121 family protein produces MSLIITYVGSKGCVIAGDKRRIGFFGDESQREKLEEELYSGEIRTDEELLKKASELDITLKITDDAQKVREIGDVAVGEVRFKTPLKTKRKRIYGTTGAYNIVELLGSDIKTIKGGESSIVVFGNKVTKEIANKTIKDNWKNKTNLQDIGKLFSKVMEDVAHLTPSVSQDYDVLIKHPNLNHKDAKELLRTTIIQDVKELNEWRNSLREELLKTTETIQMATRIIDHGEVGKIQTINGDEVEVTLKKGVEALDMDWKPLKKAGESVTMQVADPAVVKVGDKVVIEKENLCIKGNKTGLTCSVILCREEK; encoded by the coding sequence ATGAGTCTTATAATAACGTACGTTGGAAGCAAAGGATGTGTCATAGCTGGAGATAAAAGGAGAATTGGGTTTTTCGGTGATGAAAGTCAGAGGGAGAAACTTGAGGAAGAACTCTACTCTGGAGAGATCAGAACAGATGAAGAGCTCCTGAAAAAAGCTTCAGAACTTGACATAACACTTAAAATAACAGATGATGCCCAGAAAGTTCGTGAAATTGGAGATGTTGCAGTTGGTGAGGTTAGATTTAAAACACCACTCAAGACAAAGAGGAAGCGAATCTACGGAACAACCGGGGCTTACAACATAGTTGAACTTCTCGGTTCAGATATAAAGACTATAAAAGGTGGTGAAAGCTCCATAGTTGTCTTTGGAAACAAGGTAACCAAGGAAATTGCCAATAAAACCATAAAAGACAACTGGAAGAATAAAACCAACCTCCAGGATATTGGAAAACTCTTCAGCAAGGTAATGGAAGATGTGGCCCACTTAACACCATCTGTAAGCCAGGACTATGATGTACTCATAAAACATCCCAACCTGAACCATAAGGATGCAAAGGAACTTTTAAGAACCACCATAATCCAGGATGTTAAAGAACTGAACGAATGGAGAAATTCCCTGAGGGAGGAGCTTCTAAAAACCACAGAAACAATACAGATGGCCACCAGGATAATTGACCATGGTGAAGTGGGGAAGATCCAGACCATCAATGGAGATGAAGTTGAGGTAACCCTTAAAAAGGGTGTTGAAGCCCTTGACATGGACTGGAAGCCCCTTAAAAAGGCAGGAGAATCTGTTACAATGCAGGTTGCAGATCCCGCGGTTGTAAAGGTTGGGGACAAAGTGGTTATAGAAAAGGAAAACCTCTGCATCAAAGGAAATAAAACAGGTTTAACCTGCTCTGTGATACTCTGCAGGGAAGAGAAATAG
- the uvrA gene encoding excinuclease ABC subunit UvrA, producing MTIKKGNITIKGAREHNLRNIDITIPRDKFVVITGISGSGKSSLAFDTIYAEGQRRYVESLSAYARQFLGQMKKPEVDYIEGLSPAISIDQKTTRVNPRSTVGTVTEIYDYLRLLFARVGTPHCYKCGKEISQQTAGQIVDNILHEEEDTKVQVLGPVVKDRKGEHQKVLEDLRRKGFLRVRVDGEVSSLDDEFELDKNRKHTIEVVVDRLVIRYDEDFKRRLADSVETALELGEGLMLIVYDDGREKKFSEHFACTECGINFEEISPRMFSFNNPHGACPECNGLGSKLEIDTDLIVPDKTISLNEGAILPWSKSKNYDNYYFQMLRAVADHYDFSMDTAFQDLPEEYQNIILYGSSDRIEFNFTRKNRHHKVKRRFEGVVSRMERLFLDTKSNYMRSYIGQFMSDRKCPACKGTRLRPESRSVTVGGKTISEVVEMPIKASKKFFEELELTEMELFIAKEVLKEIRERLKFLADVGLGYITLERSSGTLSGGEAQRIRLATQIGSGLVGVLYILDEPSIGLHQRDNAQLIKTLERLRDIGNTLIVVEHDEETILSADHVVDIGPGAGEHGGIVMAEGTPQEIMENPNSLTGNYISRREMIEIPSERSKPNGKYITVKGASENNLKDIDVAFPLGVFTCITGVSGSGKSTLINEVLYKGLYGKINKKHMNPGRHDAIEGIENIDKIIIIDQSPIGRTPRSNPATYTGLFTYIREIFAETPESKKRGYKPGRFSFNVKGGRCEACSGDGIIKIEMHFLADVYVPCEVCNGKRYNRETLDVRYKGKNISEVLDMTVEEAVHFFENIPRIHKKLKTLDDVGLGYIKLGQPATTLSGGEAQRVKLAKELSRQSTGKTFYILDEPTTGLHFADIKKLLHVLGRLRDSGNTVVVIEHNLDVIKTADHIIDLGPEGGDDGGFVIAQGTPEEIAQSKTYTGEFLKDVLEGVPPSFGEGTVLDGEVGESTSDNK from the coding sequence ATGACGATTAAAAAAGGAAATATAACAATAAAAGGGGCACGTGAGCACAACCTCAGAAATATAGACATCACCATACCCCGTGATAAATTCGTTGTTATTACAGGGATCAGTGGTTCCGGGAAATCATCCCTTGCATTTGACACCATATATGCTGAAGGCCAGCGAAGATATGTTGAATCATTATCTGCCTATGCAAGACAGTTTTTAGGTCAGATGAAGAAGCCTGAAGTTGATTACATAGAAGGGCTTTCACCTGCAATATCCATAGACCAGAAAACCACACGTGTAAACCCCAGATCAACAGTTGGAACAGTAACAGAGATATACGATTATCTGCGTCTTCTCTTTGCACGTGTGGGAACACCACACTGTTACAAGTGCGGTAAGGAAATATCACAGCAAACAGCAGGTCAGATCGTTGACAACATACTCCATGAAGAGGAAGACACCAAGGTACAGGTGCTTGGCCCTGTTGTGAAGGACAGGAAGGGTGAGCATCAGAAGGTGCTTGAAGATCTTCGCAGAAAGGGATTTTTACGTGTGAGAGTTGATGGAGAAGTATCAAGTCTTGATGATGAATTTGAACTTGATAAAAACCGTAAACACACAATTGAAGTTGTTGTGGATCGTCTTGTTATCAGGTACGATGAGGACTTCAAGAGAAGACTTGCAGATTCCGTGGAAACAGCCCTTGAGCTCGGTGAAGGACTCATGCTCATTGTCTATGATGATGGACGTGAGAAGAAGTTCAGCGAACATTTCGCATGCACAGAATGTGGAATAAACTTCGAAGAGATAAGTCCAAGGATGTTCTCCTTCAACAACCCACACGGAGCCTGTCCTGAGTGTAACGGTCTTGGAAGCAAACTTGAAATAGACACAGACCTCATAGTTCCAGACAAAACCATATCACTCAATGAGGGCGCTATTCTGCCATGGAGCAAGTCTAAAAACTACGACAACTACTACTTCCAGATGTTACGGGCTGTTGCAGACCACTACGACTTCAGTATGGACACGGCCTTCCAGGATCTTCCAGAGGAGTACCAGAACATAATTCTCTATGGTTCATCTGACAGGATCGAGTTCAACTTCACCCGTAAAAACAGACACCACAAGGTGAAACGTAGATTTGAAGGTGTTGTAAGCCGTATGGAACGTTTGTTCTTGGACACCAAGTCCAACTACATGCGAAGCTACATAGGCCAGTTCATGAGCGACAGAAAATGTCCAGCCTGTAAAGGTACCAGGCTGCGACCTGAAAGCCGTTCAGTTACTGTTGGCGGTAAAACCATATCTGAAGTTGTTGAAATGCCAATAAAAGCCTCAAAGAAATTCTTCGAGGAACTGGAACTCACTGAGATGGAACTCTTCATTGCCAAGGAGGTTCTTAAGGAAATAAGGGAACGTTTGAAGTTCCTTGCAGATGTTGGACTTGGCTACATAACCCTTGAAAGATCTTCAGGAACCCTTTCTGGTGGTGAAGCTCAGAGAATACGTCTTGCAACCCAGATAGGCTCCGGGCTTGTGGGAGTGCTCTACATACTCGACGAACCCAGCATAGGACTCCACCAGCGGGACAATGCACAGCTCATAAAAACACTTGAACGCCTAAGGGACATTGGAAACACACTTATCGTTGTTGAGCACGACGAAGAAACCATACTATCAGCGGATCATGTTGTTGATATTGGTCCTGGTGCTGGAGAGCACGGTGGAATTGTTATGGCAGAGGGAACACCACAGGAGATAATGGAAAACCCCAACTCCCTTACAGGAAACTACATATCCCGGAGGGAAATGATTGAAATTCCATCCGAACGCAGTAAGCCCAATGGAAAGTACATAACTGTTAAGGGTGCTAGTGAGAACAACCTTAAGGATATAGATGTTGCATTTCCCCTTGGAGTTTTCACATGTATCACAGGGGTTTCAGGTTCAGGTAAAAGTACCCTGATAAATGAGGTGCTCTACAAGGGACTCTATGGTAAGATCAACAAGAAACACATGAACCCCGGTCGTCATGATGCGATTGAAGGAATTGAGAACATCGACAAGATCATAATCATAGACCAGTCACCCATTGGAAGAACTCCACGTTCCAACCCTGCAACCTACACAGGACTCTTCACCTACATCCGTGAAATATTTGCTGAAACACCTGAATCCAAGAAACGTGGTTACAAACCTGGAAGGTTCAGTTTCAATGTTAAGGGTGGAAGATGTGAAGCATGCAGTGGTGATGGAATCATTAAGATAGAGATGCACTTCTTGGCGGATGTGTACGTTCCATGTGAGGTATGTAATGGTAAACGGTACAACAGGGAAACACTTGATGTTCGCTATAAAGGCAAGAACATTTCAGAGGTTCTGGATATGACTGTTGAGGAGGCAGTGCACTTCTTTGAGAATATTCCACGTATCCATAAGAAGCTTAAAACACTTGATGATGTTGGATTGGGATACATCAAACTGGGCCAGCCTGCAACAACACTCTCTGGTGGTGAGGCACAGCGTGTTAAACTTGCAAAAGAACTGAGCAGACAGAGTACTGGTAAAACATTTTACATACTGGATGAACCAACCACTGGACTGCACTTTGCAGATATTAAAAAGTTACTGCATGTTCTTGGAAGGCTCAGGGACAGTGGAAACACAGTTGTTGTTATAGAGCACAACCTGGATGTTATAAAAACTGCAGACCACATCATAGACCTTGGACCTGAAGGAGGAGATGACGGTGGATTTGTTATAGCACAGGGAACTCCAGAGGAAATTGCACAGAGCAAGACTTACACTGGAGAATTCCTGAAGGATGTTCTTGAGGGTGTTCCACCAAGTTTTGGTGAGGGAACAGTTTTGGATGGGGAAGTTGGGGAATCAACATCGGATAATAAGTGA
- the uvrB gene encoding excinuclease ABC subunit UvrB: MSGFKLISDYKPLGDQPNAIKSLSKGVNNGLKHQTLLGVTGSGKTFTMANVIQEVQKPTLVISHNKTLAAQLYEEFKEFFPDNAVEYFVSYYDYYQPEAYIAQSDTYIDKEASINEEIDRMRHSTTQSLLSRDDVIVVASVSCIYGIGSPEDYGEFVLSIEIGDTRGRDEILTKLVEMQYDRNDIEFMRGKFRVRGDVIEVYPVDGASPIRIELFGDEVDGISLIDPVRGKAIKEVERTTIFPAKHFVTSKKKLERGIKNIREELEERLRTLNSQNKLLEAQRLEQRTRFDLEMLQEMGYCNGIENYSMHLSGRKWGETPYSLIKYFPEDYLTIIDESHVTVPQIGGMYAGDRARKNSLVDYGFRLPSARENRPLRFDEFERLQNQIIYVSATPASYELGISRNTVEQIIRPTGLVDPEVLVKPVKGQVDHLLGVIQEKVKKDQRILVTTLTKRMAEDLTDYYAKVGIKVRYLHSEIGTLERIEIIDDLRRGEFDCLVGVNLLREGLDLPEVSLVGIMDADKEGFLRSKTSLIQTIGRASRNVEGQVIMYADEITESVRSAVDVTNRRRKLQMDYNKKHGITPRSVVKSVKEKPVKEEELLEQVTDIEAIPKDELHLLIKDLESEMKIAAKKLDFERAARIRDKIHVLEGVSE; this comes from the coding sequence ATGAGCGGATTTAAACTTATATCAGATTATAAACCATTAGGAGACCAGCCTAATGCCATAAAATCCCTTTCAAAGGGTGTTAATAACGGTTTGAAACACCAGACACTTTTGGGTGTTACAGGTTCAGGTAAAACTTTTACAATGGCCAATGTCATCCAAGAGGTTCAAAAACCCACCCTTGTGATATCCCACAATAAAACACTTGCAGCACAGCTCTATGAGGAGTTCAAGGAGTTTTTCCCTGACAATGCAGTGGAGTACTTCGTAAGCTACTACGATTATTACCAGCCAGAGGCGTACATAGCCCAATCAGACACCTACATAGACAAGGAAGCCTCAATAAATGAGGAAATAGATCGTATGAGGCATTCAACAACCCAGTCCCTACTTTCAAGGGATGATGTCATAGTGGTTGCAAGTGTTTCATGTATCTACGGTATAGGATCACCTGAAGACTATGGAGAATTCGTATTATCCATTGAAATTGGAGATACAAGAGGTAGGGATGAGATACTCACCAAACTCGTTGAGATGCAGTACGATCGTAATGATATTGAATTTATGAGGGGCAAGTTCCGTGTGCGTGGAGATGTTATTGAAGTATACCCAGTGGATGGTGCATCACCAATCAGGATAGAACTCTTCGGTGATGAAGTGGATGGAATATCCTTAATAGACCCTGTTAGGGGTAAGGCCATCAAGGAAGTTGAGAGAACAACCATATTCCCTGCAAAACACTTCGTAACCTCTAAAAAGAAGCTTGAAAGGGGAATTAAAAATATAAGGGAGGAACTTGAGGAACGTCTACGAACCCTGAATTCACAGAACAAGCTCCTGGAAGCCCAGAGACTTGAGCAGAGAACACGTTTCGACCTTGAAATGCTTCAGGAAATGGGCTACTGCAACGGTATTGAGAACTACTCAATGCACCTATCAGGCCGAAAATGGGGTGAAACACCCTACAGTTTAATCAAGTACTTCCCAGAAGATTACCTCACCATAATTGATGAATCACATGTTACAGTACCTCAAATTGGGGGAATGTACGCTGGTGACAGGGCTAGGAAGAATTCACTTGTGGATTATGGTTTCAGATTACCATCGGCACGTGAAAACAGACCTCTTCGCTTTGATGAGTTTGAAAGGCTGCAGAACCAGATCATATATGTTTCAGCCACACCTGCAAGCTACGAACTGGGAATAAGCAGAAACACAGTTGAGCAGATAATAAGGCCCACAGGACTCGTGGATCCAGAGGTCCTTGTCAAGCCTGTTAAGGGACAGGTGGACCACCTCTTGGGAGTGATACAGGAGAAGGTTAAAAAGGATCAGCGTATCCTTGTAACCACCCTGACAAAGAGGATGGCTGAGGACCTTACAGATTATTATGCAAAGGTTGGAATCAAGGTAAGGTACCTTCACTCAGAGATAGGAACCCTTGAAAGGATAGAAATAATTGACGACCTTCGAAGGGGAGAATTTGACTGCCTCGTGGGTGTGAACCTTTTAAGGGAGGGTTTGGACCTTCCAGAAGTATCATTAGTTGGAATAATGGATGCCGACAAGGAGGGATTCCTCCGCTCAAAAACATCACTTATACAGACCATAGGCCGTGCATCAAGGAACGTTGAAGGCCAGGTCATAATGTACGCAGATGAAATAACAGAATCTGTACGTTCTGCAGTGGATGTGACAAACAGAAGACGAAAACTCCAGATGGACTACAACAAGAAGCATGGAATAACCCCAAGGTCAGTTGTCAAATCAGTTAAGGAAAAACCAGTGAAGGAAGAGGAATTACTTGAACAGGTTACAGACATTGAAGCTATTCCAAAAGATGAACTGCATCTTTTAATAAAGGATTTAGAATCTGAAATGAAGATTGCGGCTAAAAAACTTGACTTTGAAAGGGCAGCCAGGATAAGGGATAAGATCCATGTTTTGGAGGGTGTTTCAGAGTGA
- the uvrC gene encoding excinuclease ABC subunit UvrC, protein MTFQSRNPDDLPDKPGVYIMKNVEDTVIYVGKAKNLKKRVKSYFRDDLESPKTRAQMRQFHHLEYMVTDTEKEALILESNLIKKHMPRYNVRLKDGKRYPYIKISNEDYPRVFITRRIVDDESYYYGPFTDSGAVKQMVKYLKSLFKIRDCKRMDGPCLNSQIDICNAPCAGIISKEEYKKNVDRITMFFEGKYSEIVQILKKDMNRAAENHEYEKAAVLRDQLNSIDNMLERQKMEMTGDLDQDVVALSSHENLTCVVVFSIRDGKITGKEDFLMNGAEDTPQSKVLSAFIKQYYSGPRHVPKELILQSEVDDSDLILEWLSEKRENKVTLKVPKKGRNHRLIQMVAKNADIIRQHHKKVEGALVELKNYLRIPQLPRRIEAFDISNISGKMPVGSMVVFENGKPKKSSYRRYKVKTKGPDDYNMMREVLTRRYEKLLEDSSENGGDVPDLILVDGGKGQLNVAVEVLNSLKLDLPVIGLAKEFEEIFMPEVPTPLILPRDSESLHLLQRARDEAHRFAVSYHKKLRSKEQDRSVLDDIPGVGVKRKMKLLRHFGSIDNIKRASVAEVAVVEGINKNLAATIHEYLQKTG, encoded by the coding sequence TTGACGTTTCAAAGCAGAAATCCAGATGATCTACCAGATAAACCTGGCGTATACATCATGAAAAATGTTGAAGATACAGTTATCTACGTAGGTAAGGCTAAAAACCTGAAAAAAAGGGTTAAATCCTATTTCAGGGATGATCTGGAATCTCCAAAAACAAGGGCTCAGATGAGACAGTTCCATCATCTGGAGTACATGGTAACGGACACAGAGAAGGAAGCACTGATCCTTGAATCTAACCTCATAAAAAAACACATGCCCCGTTACAACGTGCGTTTAAAGGATGGAAAACGTTACCCATACATAAAGATAAGTAATGAAGATTATCCCAGGGTTTTCATAACCCGAAGAATTGTTGACGATGAATCCTACTACTACGGACCCTTCACAGATTCAGGTGCAGTTAAACAGATGGTTAAATATCTTAAATCCCTTTTTAAGATACGTGACTGCAAACGAATGGATGGACCCTGTCTCAACAGTCAGATAGATATATGCAATGCTCCATGTGCAGGGATAATAAGTAAGGAAGAGTACAAAAAAAACGTTGATAGAATCACCATGTTCTTTGAGGGTAAGTACAGTGAGATAGTACAAATTCTTAAAAAGGACATGAACCGTGCAGCTGAGAACCATGAGTATGAAAAGGCAGCAGTTTTAAGGGATCAGCTGAACTCCATAGACAACATGCTTGAAAGGCAGAAGATGGAGATGACAGGAGATCTTGACCAGGATGTTGTGGCATTATCCTCTCATGAAAATCTGACCTGTGTTGTTGTGTTCTCAATAAGGGATGGAAAGATCACAGGAAAAGAGGATTTTCTCATGAATGGGGCAGAGGATACTCCTCAAAGCAAGGTTCTCTCTGCATTCATAAAACAGTATTATTCAGGGCCCAGACATGTTCCAAAGGAGTTAATACTTCAAAGTGAGGTTGATGATAGTGATCTAATCCTTGAATGGTTGTCTGAGAAGAGGGAAAACAAGGTTACCTTAAAGGTTCCAAAAAAGGGCAGGAATCACCGTTTGATCCAGATGGTTGCTAAAAATGCAGATATAATCAGACAGCACCATAAAAAGGTAGAAGGAGCTTTGGTGGAACTTAAAAATTATCTGAGGATTCCTCAGCTTCCAAGGCGTATTGAAGCCTTTGATATTTCCAACATAAGCGGAAAGATGCCTGTGGGATCCATGGTTGTGTTTGAAAATGGAAAACCCAAAAAATCAAGTTACAGAAGATACAAGGTAAAAACAAAGGGACCTGATGATTACAACATGATGAGGGAAGTTTTAACACGGCGTTACGAAAAACTCCTTGAGGATTCCAGTGAGAATGGGGGAGATGTTCCTGATCTCATACTCGTTGATGGGGGTAAGGGACAGTTGAATGTTGCTGTGGAAGTTTTAAATTCTCTCAAACTTGATCTACCAGTTATTGGGCTTGCAAAGGAATTTGAAGAAATATTCATGCCTGAGGTTCCAACTCCACTCATACTGCCCCGTGATTCAGAGTCCCTGCACCTTTTACAACGAGCAAGGGATGAAGCACACCGTTTTGCAGTTAGCTACCATAAAAAGCTGCGTTCAAAGGAACAGGATCGTTCAGTTCTTGATGATATCCCGGGTGTGGGTGTTAAAAGGAAAATGAAACTTTTAAGACACTTTGGAAGTATTGATAATATTAAGAGGGCCAGTGTGGCTGAAGTTGCAGTGGTTGAGGGTATAAACAAAAACTTAGCAGCCACTATCCATGAATACCTACAAAAAACAGGTTGA
- a CDS encoding methanogen output domain 1-containing protein: protein MSSTKILVVEDESIVAMDIKHRAESLGYTVTGITPSGEEALQKVSENLPDLVLMDIVLKGEMDGVEAAQRIRDSFDIPVVYLTAYSDERTLKRAKVTEPFGYIIKPFEDRELHSAVEVALYKHKMESKLKESEKWLSTTLESIGDAVIATDNEGRIKFMNPVATNVTGWKQEEAFGHSLKEVFNTIDEVTGVPIEDPVTSVVQNNIIVESNQPKILVTRSGDRIPIDDSSAPIRDKNGDILGVALIFKDVTGRRKAEKEREQLLKEKARGELSSFVLSALPLFASNIPPQIRNNIARNFSDRFENNVKHTFEEELKNCIEGTDEKDKDIIFKCYSSWLSEFLLNLGLNSRITSKGSKDYLTLENCPWILEDGTSPMFCLICRAIVLRSFTWTKIGGNVEQTACMADGAGKCKFEFIFSH from the coding sequence ATGTCAAGTACAAAAATCCTTGTTGTTGAAGATGAAAGCATAGTTGCTATGGACATAAAACACAGGGCTGAAAGTTTGGGATATACAGTTACTGGAATAACTCCATCTGGAGAAGAAGCCCTCCAGAAGGTTTCTGAAAATTTACCGGATCTTGTTTTAATGGATATAGTGCTTAAAGGAGAAATGGACGGAGTTGAAGCAGCTCAAAGGATACGGGACAGCTTTGACATACCTGTTGTGTATCTTACAGCCTACTCAGATGAGCGAACCCTGAAAAGAGCCAAGGTAACTGAACCATTTGGTTACATAATAAAACCATTTGAAGACAGAGAACTTCACAGTGCTGTGGAAGTTGCTCTCTATAAACATAAAATGGAAAGTAAGCTTAAAGAGAGTGAAAAATGGCTTTCAACAACCCTTGAAAGTATTGGGGATGCAGTGATAGCAACCGACAACGAGGGTAGGATCAAGTTCATGAATCCAGTAGCAACAAATGTTACAGGATGGAAACAAGAGGAAGCCTTTGGTCACAGCCTTAAAGAAGTATTCAATACAATTGATGAGGTAACAGGAGTTCCAATTGAAGATCCTGTAACCAGTGTTGTTCAAAATAATATCATAGTTGAATCCAATCAACCCAAAATTCTCGTAACCAGAAGTGGGGATAGAATACCTATTGATGACAGCAGCGCCCCTATAAGAGACAAAAATGGAGATATTTTAGGGGTTGCATTAATATTTAAGGATGTAACAGGACGAAGAAAGGCTGAAAAGGAAAGGGAACAACTTTTGAAGGAAAAGGCACGGGGTGAACTTTCAAGCTTCGTTCTAAGTGCACTGCCACTTTTTGCATCCAACATACCTCCACAGATCAGAAACAACATTGCAAGAAACTTTTCAGACCGTTTTGAAAACAACGTGAAACACACCTTTGAGGAAGAACTTAAAAATTGCATTGAAGGCACCGATGAAAAGGATAAGGACATTATCTTTAAATGTTACAGCTCATGGTTATCTGAATTTTTACTGAACTTAGGTTTAAATTCTAGAATAACATCCAAAGGAAGTAAGGATTATCTAACCCTTGAAAACTGTCCATGGATACTTGAAGATGGAACCAGTCCAATGTTCTGTTTGATCTGCAGGGCAATAGTACTCAGGAGTTTCACATGGACCAAAATAGGGGGAAATGTTGAACAAACTGCATGCATGGCTGATGGTGCAGGTAAATGTAAATTTGAATTCATTTTCTCCCATTAA
- a CDS encoding ATPase domain-containing protein has protein sequence MKRIETGIEGVDKITGGFPEGRSVLITGNAGSGKTIFGLQFAKKSCEQGFKTVYITTEEDSNDLYTQAEAFGWDLHKLNENGTLSFVELASIRARVTEAEMSIDIEAMKGNFSKFINDIPEDTQTVIIDNIGSYTAKLTPYEFRDRFDLLIYELKQRNITTLVILDSATSKEFNEIALFSVYGAFKLMKRENPYTGRRERVMDIVKMRSTKTPTQFITYEIDANGIKIVSGVELDSEE, from the coding sequence TTGAAAAGGATAGAAACAGGAATAGAAGGTGTTGACAAGATCACCGGTGGATTTCCAGAGGGAAGATCTGTCTTAATAACTGGAAATGCAGGTTCAGGTAAAACAATATTTGGACTCCAGTTTGCAAAAAAAAGCTGTGAACAGGGATTCAAAACAGTTTATATAACCACAGAAGAAGATTCTAATGATCTTTACACTCAAGCTGAGGCCTTTGGATGGGATCTCCATAAACTCAATGAAAATGGAACCTTAAGCTTTGTTGAACTTGCAAGTATAAGGGCCAGGGTTACAGAGGCAGAGATGAGTATAGATATTGAAGCAATGAAGGGAAACTTCTCTAAGTTTATTAACGACATCCCTGAGGATACACAAACAGTGATCATAGACAACATAGGAAGTTACACTGCAAAATTAACTCCCTACGAATTCCGTGATAGATTCGATCTCCTCATATACGAGCTGAAGCAGCGTAACATAACCACGCTGGTTATACTCGACAGTGCAACATCCAAGGAATTCAATGAAATAGCACTGTTCTCTGTTTACGGTGCTTTCAAACTTATGAAACGTGAAAATCCTTACACAGGACGCAGAGAACGTGTCATGGATATCGTGAAAATGAGAAGCACCAAAACACCAACACAGTTCATAACCTATGAAATAGATGCAAATGGAATTAAAATAGTTTCAGGTGTGGAATTAGACTCTGAAGAATAG